In one Alphaproteobacteria bacterium genomic region, the following are encoded:
- a CDS encoding aldehyde dehydrogenase — MSEQPDYRLYIDGTWTDGATGQVMETVNPATGDAWARFACAAPADIDRAVAAATRALTDGAWPAMTATQRGKLIARLADLVEANAERIGRIETTDSGKLATETIGQTRYVADYYRYYAGLADKIEGAVLPIDKPDMHVYTSREPIGVVAAIVPWNAQMFLTATKLGPALAAGCTVILKASEVAPAALFELARLVEEAGFPPGVVQVVSGDAENCAIPLTSHPDIDRIAFTGGPETARHVIRNSAANFAVTTLELGGKSPILVFDDADLEGAANGLIAGNFGASGQSCVAGTRGLIHRPVLNELIARIEEKAKTIVVGDPLQPTTHVGPLCTPTQIVRIEATLAQSVEQGARIRFGGTRPSGMDGGNYFLPTLVECPDARTATLSVEMFGPVMSLLPFDTEVEAVALANDSVFGLGSGVFTRDIARAHRVSKRIRAGICWVNTYRAISPIAPFGGFNQSGYGREAGLEAVLDYTRTKTTWINLSDMPMANPFVMR; from the coding sequence TGATGGAGACCGTCAATCCCGCCACCGGCGATGCCTGGGCGCGATTTGCCTGCGCGGCACCGGCGGATATCGACCGTGCCGTTGCGGCGGCGACCCGCGCGCTGACCGACGGCGCGTGGCCGGCGATGACCGCGACCCAGCGCGGCAAACTGATCGCCCGCCTGGCCGATCTGGTCGAGGCCAATGCCGAGCGGATCGGCCGGATCGAAACGACCGACAGCGGGAAGCTGGCCACCGAAACCATCGGACAAACCCGTTATGTCGCCGACTACTACCGGTACTACGCCGGACTAGCAGACAAGATCGAAGGGGCGGTGCTGCCGATCGACAAGCCGGACATGCATGTCTACACCAGCCGCGAGCCGATCGGCGTGGTCGCCGCCATTGTGCCGTGGAACGCCCAGATGTTCCTGACCGCGACCAAGCTGGGTCCGGCCCTCGCTGCCGGATGCACGGTGATCCTGAAGGCGTCGGAGGTTGCGCCGGCGGCCCTGTTCGAACTGGCCCGTCTGGTCGAGGAGGCAGGTTTCCCGCCCGGCGTCGTTCAGGTCGTAAGCGGCGATGCGGAGAATTGTGCGATTCCGCTGACCTCGCATCCCGACATCGACCGTATCGCCTTCACCGGCGGCCCGGAGACAGCCCGCCACGTCATTCGCAACTCCGCCGCCAATTTTGCCGTTACGACGCTGGAGCTTGGTGGCAAATCGCCGATCCTGGTTTTCGACGACGCCGACCTGGAAGGTGCTGCCAATGGATTGATCGCGGGGAATTTCGGGGCGTCCGGACAATCCTGTGTGGCGGGAACACGAGGCCTGATCCATCGTCCGGTTCTAAACGAGTTGATCGCGAGGATAGAAGAGAAGGCCAAGACCATCGTCGTCGGCGATCCGCTCCAGCCAACGACGCATGTCGGACCGCTCTGCACCCCGACCCAGATCGTACGGATCGAAGCAACACTCGCCCAGTCGGTCGAACAGGGGGCTCGGATTCGGTTCGGCGGAACGCGGCCGTCCGGAATGGACGGCGGCAACTACTTTCTGCCCACCCTGGTGGAATGCCCGGACGCGCGGACCGCGACACTGTCGGTCGAGATGTTCGGGCCGGTGATGTCGCTGCTGCCCTTCGACACCGAAGTGGAAGCCGTCGCATTGGCGAATGACAGCGTCTTCGGACTTGGCTCCGGCGTGTTCACCCGCGACATTGCCCGGGCACACCGGGTTTCGAAGCGCATCCGGGCCGGCATTTGCTGGGTCAATACCTACCGCGCGATCTCGCCAATCGCCCCATTCGGCGGCTTCAATCAGTCGGGTTACGGCCGCGAAGCCGGTCTGGAAGCGGTGCTGGACTACACCCGCACCAAGACGACCTGGATAAACCTGTCGGACATGCCGATGGCGAACCCTTTCGTGATGCGCTAG
- a CDS encoding TIM barrel protein → MKTSIATVSIAGNLEEKLAAIRGAGFDGLEIFEQDFIAHDAGPNEVGRMIRDSGLEILLFQPFRDFEGLPSAMRDKAFDRAEHKFDLMQALGTDLMLICSNVSPHALGGIDRAADDLAELGERARTRGLRIGFEALAWGRHVNDHRDAWEIVRRADHPNVGLILDSFHTLGRGIDPDTIRQIPGDRIFFVQLADAPAIPMDLLYWSRHFRNMPGEGDLPVTDFMAAVVSTGYEGPVSLEIFNDQFRGGDAGAVARDGYRSLIFLLDRVRRRQEDVPIDLPALPEPSEIQGTSFLEFCSRGGEADKLESLLSTLGFRKAGEHISKNVALWQQGEIRILINRETSGYAGSAYALHGTTVCDIGIEVSDAASTIERAVALGSKPFSQPLGPGELDIPAIRGLSGSVLHFIDRKTGLADVWNVEFRPSGDSASDTSDARLLAVDHIAQTMSYQDMLSWSLFYIALFRMTKAPMVDVIDPDGLIRSQAIESDTGALRITLNGAETHRTLAGEFLAESFGASVQHIALLTADIFHTADKLHDLGFQPLPMPPNYYDDLAARFDLDADLMEAMRASNILYDRDQQGDFFQIYSRPLENGMFFEIVQRRNGYNGYGAPNAPFRIAAQKRFMRPKGMPRR, encoded by the coding sequence ATGAAAACATCGATAGCGACCGTATCCATTGCTGGAAATCTGGAGGAAAAACTGGCGGCGATCCGGGGGGCCGGATTCGATGGATTGGAGATTTTCGAGCAGGACTTCATTGCCCACGATGCCGGCCCGAACGAGGTCGGCCGCATGATCCGCGACAGCGGTCTGGAGATATTGCTGTTTCAGCCCTTCAGAGACTTTGAAGGCCTGCCATCAGCAATGCGCGACAAAGCGTTCGATCGGGCGGAGCACAAGTTCGACCTGATGCAGGCCTTGGGAACCGATCTCATGCTGATTTGTTCAAACGTTTCGCCGCATGCCTTGGGGGGCATCGATCGTGCGGCCGACGATCTGGCGGAACTGGGTGAGCGGGCACGGACGCGAGGGCTTCGGATCGGATTCGAAGCCCTGGCCTGGGGACGCCACGTGAACGATCATCGCGACGCTTGGGAAATCGTACGCCGCGCCGATCATCCCAATGTCGGCCTGATACTCGACAGTTTTCATACTCTGGGTCGGGGAATCGACCCGGACACGATCCGACAGATTCCAGGCGATCGGATATTTTTCGTTCAACTGGCCGATGCGCCGGCCATACCGATGGATCTGCTGTACTGGTCGCGTCATTTCCGGAACATGCCAGGTGAAGGCGACCTGCCGGTAACGGATTTCATGGCTGCAGTTGTTTCAACCGGATATGAAGGGCCCGTCAGTCTCGAAATCTTTAACGATCAGTTTCGCGGCGGCGATGCAGGCGCAGTTGCCCGTGACGGGTATCGGTCGCTCATCTTCCTGTTGGACCGGGTGCGCCGTCGCCAGGAAGACGTCCCCATCGATCTGCCGGCACTGCCCGAGCCAAGTGAAATTCAGGGTACCTCCTTCCTCGAGTTCTGTAGCCGCGGTGGTGAAGCGGATAAGCTTGAAAGTCTTCTCTCAACGCTGGGATTCCGTAAGGCTGGCGAGCACATCTCGAAGAATGTCGCACTTTGGCAGCAGGGCGAGATCCGGATCCTGATAAACCGAGAGACGTCGGGGTATGCGGGGAGCGCCTACGCCCTGCACGGCACCACGGTCTGCGATATCGGTATCGAGGTATCGGACGCGGCGTCGACCATCGAGCGGGCGGTGGCGCTCGGGTCAAAGCCGTTCAGCCAGCCGCTCGGACCCGGTGAATTGGATATCCCGGCCATTCGGGGGCTGAGCGGCAGTGTTTTGCATTTCATCGATCGTAAGACAGGGCTGGCAGACGTCTGGAACGTGGAGTTTCGACCGTCGGGAGACAGTGCGAGCGACACGTCCGACGCACGTTTGCTTGCCGTGGACCATATCGCGCAGACGATGTCCTATCAGGACATGCTAAGCTGGTCGCTGTTCTATATTGCCCTGTTCCGAATGACCAAGGCGCCGATGGTGGATGTAATCGATCCGGATGGGTTGATCCGAAGCCAGGCCATCGAGTCGGATACAGGTGCGCTTCGGATTACGCTGAACGGCGCGGAAACGCATCGAACGCTGGCGGGAGAGTTCCTTGCGGAAAGCTTCGGCGCATCGGTGCAGCATATTGCGCTGCTGACAGCGGACATCTTCCATACTGCTGACAAGTTGCATGATCTGGGATTTCAGCCGCTCCCCATGCCTCCGAATTATTACGACGATCTTGCTGCGCGCTTCGATTTGGACGCAGACCTTATGGAAGCAATGCGTGCATCGAACATTCTTTATGACCGGGACCAGCAGGGTGACTTTTTCCAGATTTACTCGAGGCCGCTCGAAAACGGCATGTTCTTCGAGATCGTTCAACGGCGGAACGGATACAATGGCTACGGCGCCCCAAACGCGCCGTTCCGCATTGCCGCACAGAAACGATTTATGCGACCCAAAGGAATGCCGCGCAGATAG
- a CDS encoding TRAP transporter large permease: protein MMVYAVLIVLLILGVPVAFAVAAALLYFMASGEFPYHIRLVASEMFKGLNSYPLLAIPLFVLAGELMNESGITRRIIAFANVIVGGFRAGLAHVNIWASVIFAGLSGSAVADTSAIGRVFIPEMEKHGYDRSFAAALTAASSVIGPIIPPSIPVIIYALIVTGVSVPSLFLAGIVPGLLLAGFLSAYVVVRFRKVPISEARELSGESRRGALVGGILPLLMPVFVVGSILMGIVTPTEAASFATAYALILGVVVYRNIRLNALPRLFAHAMRDSAVIMIIISVVAAANWLLTYNRVPNLLTDWALSNVDSKTAFLIVSVFLFLFIGLFLEGIAAMLVLVPIMHPIAVSLGIDPVHFGIVVIFNLMIGLITPPMGLCLFVAESIAKVGLIRLTRSIMPLFLVEVAVLMILVFVPDIVTFLPRLFGY from the coding sequence ATGATGGTATACGCCGTCCTCATTGTGCTCCTGATCCTTGGCGTACCAGTCGCCTTCGCGGTGGCAGCGGCGCTGCTGTACTTCATGGCGTCGGGGGAGTTTCCCTATCACATCCGACTGGTCGCTTCCGAGATGTTCAAGGGGTTGAACTCCTATCCATTGCTGGCGATCCCATTGTTTGTTCTTGCTGGAGAGTTGATGAACGAGAGCGGGATTACCCGCAGGATCATCGCCTTCGCAAATGTCATCGTCGGTGGTTTTCGCGCCGGGCTCGCCCATGTCAACATCTGGGCCTCCGTGATCTTCGCCGGTCTGTCGGGGTCGGCCGTCGCAGATACCTCGGCGATCGGTCGTGTGTTCATCCCGGAGATGGAAAAACACGGTTACGACCGGTCCTTCGCGGCCGCGCTAACGGCGGCGTCATCTGTGATCGGGCCAATAATTCCACCTTCTATCCCGGTCATCATCTACGCGCTGATCGTAACGGGCGTGTCGGTTCCGTCGCTGTTCCTGGCCGGGATCGTGCCCGGCCTGCTTCTTGCGGGGTTCCTATCCGCCTATGTCGTCGTCCGGTTCAGGAAGGTCCCGATTTCTGAAGCACGAGAACTGTCAGGGGAGAGCCGCCGAGGCGCACTTGTCGGTGGCATCCTGCCACTATTGATGCCCGTCTTTGTGGTTGGATCGATCCTGATGGGGATTGTGACGCCGACCGAAGCGGCAAGCTTCGCCACCGCCTATGCTCTGATTCTCGGCGTCGTTGTCTATCGCAACATCAGGCTCAATGCGCTGCCGAGGCTTTTTGCCCATGCGATGCGGGACAGCGCCGTGATCATGATCATCATCTCCGTCGTTGCCGCTGCGAACTGGCTGCTGACCTATAACCGCGTTCCGAACCTGCTAACCGACTGGGCACTGTCGAATGTCGACAGCAAGACTGCTTTTCTGATCGTGTCGGTCTTCCTGTTCCTTTTCATCGGGCTGTTTCTGGAGGGGATCGCTGCGATGCTGGTTCTGGTGCCCATCATGCATCCGATCGCGGTTTCGCTTGGTATTGACCCGGTGCATTTCGGCATCGTCGTGATTTTCAACCTAATGATCGGCCTAATCACGCCACCGATGGGGCTGTGTCTATTTGTGGCGGAAAGCATTGCCAAAGTCGGTTTGATAAGACTGACACGATCCATCATGCCGCTGTTTCTGGTTGAGGTCGCGGTGCTCATGATTCTGGTTTTCGTCCCGGATATCGTGACGTTTCTACCGCGCCTCTTTGGATACTGA
- a CDS encoding TRAP transporter small permease subunit → MERFLAAASALSLGLVFGIVFINSLRRYTLGKSFEWGEELPIYLAAYGVMFGLGLAYLQDRHIRFTILTDLLPDSVRKAVLLVGDVAVAAVGGMLVWSGIAFSERRGGVDASGLIGNAKALSESMGAEWIVWFGRMGTYQASIAVGGGILLAAAFVRLATRVAEKP, encoded by the coding sequence TTGGAGCGCTTTCTGGCGGCGGCCTCGGCGCTGTCTCTCGGGCTGGTTTTCGGCATCGTTTTCATAAACTCACTGCGCCGATACACCTTAGGCAAGTCGTTCGAATGGGGCGAGGAACTCCCGATCTACCTCGCGGCCTATGGCGTGATGTTCGGGCTGGGGCTTGCCTATCTCCAGGACCGCCACATCCGTTTCACCATTCTTACCGACCTCCTGCCCGACAGTGTCCGCAAGGCTGTTCTCTTGGTGGGGGACGTTGCGGTCGCCGCGGTCGGCGGCATGTTGGTTTGGTCCGGGATTGCCTTTTCCGAGCGTCGCGGCGGCGTCGATGCATCCGGACTTATCGGAAACGCGAAAGCGCTTTCGGAATCGATGGGCGCAGAGTGGATCGTCTGGTTCGGCAGGATGGGAACCTATCAGGCCTCGATCGCAGTGGGCGGCGGCATCTTGTTGGCCGCGGCGTTCGTGCGCCTCGCGACGCGCGTGGCGGAGAAACCATGA
- a CDS encoding DctP family TRAP transporter solute-binding subunit has protein sequence MLNSLTRLAAVTAVAFSFVAGSASAQTVRFAHVDPDDWQNSKKGAAAKVFKNIVEGETDLTVEIFPAGALGNEEELVSQAQEGVTQVVMVSGAMSKVCKAASVLDIPYTFPSAPVAWEVLDGPFGSALAEHCLAETGLRTLAFGETGFRNFTNNTREIRTPADMEGLKFRVQPIPLYVEMVKGLGGEPTPIAWTELPNALTTGVVDGQENPVGVIYNNGLHKLQKYMTLDGHVYAADFLAVSDEWFQSLDPATQAVVAKAAQVAGTMGRAIQQWNTASGVNSVQAEGMQVYSPTAEELAMFREKAQPAVKNWLAGELGDDAAWIEKLDAAIADAMK, from the coding sequence ATGCTCAATTCTCTTACCAGGCTGGCGGCGGTGACGGCCGTCGCATTCTCTTTCGTGGCGGGCAGTGCTTCCGCTCAAACCGTCCGGTTCGCCCATGTCGATCCCGACGACTGGCAGAACTCCAAGAAAGGGGCTGCGGCGAAAGTGTTCAAGAACATCGTCGAAGGCGAGACCGATCTGACGGTGGAGATTTTCCCGGCCGGCGCGCTCGGCAATGAAGAGGAACTGGTGTCACAGGCACAGGAGGGCGTGACCCAGGTTGTCATGGTCTCCGGTGCCATGTCGAAGGTGTGCAAGGCCGCGTCGGTCCTTGATATTCCTTATACCTTCCCGTCGGCGCCGGTGGCCTGGGAAGTACTGGACGGGCCTTTCGGTTCGGCATTGGCCGAACATTGCCTGGCCGAGACCGGCCTGCGCACCTTGGCCTTCGGAGAGACTGGCTTTAGGAACTTCACCAACAACACACGGGAGATCCGTACGCCGGCCGATATGGAAGGGCTGAAGTTCCGTGTGCAGCCGATTCCGCTCTACGTGGAAATGGTGAAGGGGCTGGGTGGCGAACCGACGCCGATCGCCTGGACAGAACTCCCCAACGCATTGACGACCGGTGTTGTCGACGGTCAGGAGAACCCGGTCGGGGTGATCTACAATAACGGTCTGCACAAGCTGCAGAAGTACATGACGTTGGACGGTCACGTATATGCGGCCGATTTCCTGGCAGTCAGTGACGAATGGTTCCAGTCCCTTGACCCGGCCACGCAGGCTGTCGTTGCCAAAGCCGCGCAGGTTGCCGGCACGATGGGCCGGGCCATCCAGCAGTGGAATACCGCTTCGGGCGTAAACAGTGTTCAGGCGGAAGGCATGCAGGTGTATTCTCCGACGGCGGAGGAACTCGCGATGTTCCGTGAAAAAGCGCAGCCTGCGGTTAAGAACTGGCTTGCCGGGGAACTGGGCGACGATGCGGCATGGATCGAGAAGTTGGACGCCGCGATCGCCGATGCGATGAAGTAA
- a CDS encoding shikimate dehydrogenase, which translates to MKAGLVGRGITLSRSPAMHEAEGKAQGVDLCYRLFDLDDPEFAQSALADIVEMAERQGYAGLNITFPFKIDAMSLTHALSRNAETVGAVNTIVFRDGRRYGHNTDLWGFAEGFRTGMPGADLSEVLLVGAGGAGYAVAHALLELGVGTLWLFDIEESRAETLAGSLVGTFGHSRVEQAETLSRLPPGLTGIVNATPVGMSKLPGSPVPRQCLHAGLWVADIVYFPLETQLLSDARAAGCPVLSGSGMAVFQAVRAFELFTGRAPNPDRMKRTFESLDD; encoded by the coding sequence GGCAAGGCCCAAGGGGTGGATTTGTGCTACCGGCTCTTCGATCTGGACGACCCGGAATTCGCCCAGTCAGCTTTGGCAGACATTGTGGAGATGGCTGAACGCCAGGGCTATGCCGGGCTCAACATCACCTTTCCGTTTAAGATCGACGCGATGTCCCTCACTCATGCTCTGTCCCGGAACGCCGAAACAGTCGGAGCAGTGAACACGATCGTTTTTCGAGATGGCCGACGCTATGGCCATAACACAGATCTCTGGGGGTTCGCCGAAGGATTCCGCACCGGCATGCCCGGCGCCGACCTGTCGGAGGTACTTCTGGTCGGAGCGGGGGGTGCCGGCTACGCCGTCGCGCATGCACTTCTGGAGTTGGGGGTCGGAACACTCTGGCTCTTTGACATAGAAGAGAGCCGCGCAGAAACCCTCGCCGGGTCTCTGGTCGGGACCTTCGGACATTCTCGGGTCGAACAGGCCGAGACGCTGAGCCGATTGCCGCCCGGTCTCACCGGGATCGTTAACGCGACGCCGGTCGGCATGTCGAAACTGCCAGGCAGCCCGGTTCCAAGACAGTGCCTGCATGCGGGGCTCTGGGTGGCCGACATCGTCTACTTCCCGCTCGAAACGCAATTGTTGTCGGACGCCCGCGCTGCCGGTTGCCCGGTTTTGTCGGGGTCCGGCATGGCCGTGTTTCAGGCCGTTCGCGCGTTCGAGCTGTTTACCGGTCGGGCCCCGAATCCCGATCGCATGAAGAGGACATTCGAATCTCTCGACGACTAA